From a single Ursus arctos isolate Adak ecotype North America unplaced genomic scaffold, UrsArc2.0 scaffold_34, whole genome shotgun sequence genomic region:
- the RTL10 gene encoding LOW QUALITY PROTEIN: protein Bop (The sequence of the model RefSeq protein was modified relative to this genomic sequence to represent the inferred CDS: inserted 6 bases in 3 codons; deleted 2 bases in 2 codons; substituted 2 bases at 2 genomic stop codons), whose amino-acid sequence MPPGWGRWQGLCNPIQAAANYTSVHPWQQMDQVSPGVTYASLVDPWIEWPCCGDPVCVHTTMEQKSTAISAPGGKPTERGLPALHMPGPWPXQVDFHWVPVSHPCTFDGSPWLLDRXMSFCFEHYQDNLTCIFKILEHLMGXAQAWAAPYLDGDLPLPDDYGLFCQDLKEVVQDPNSFTEYHCCSTLLPASSQPPVALQLPMVRQYLARYSEALALNMDAVPVAVATPTVCSSNSTSRNTPLNSSXENSPESVESHTLSSSACSTDPGRVGPALSQPGEVTPSPVPVLSGSVSLPAQKPNPVPPGCPEPXKTEEEVSETRGDQKASLGTP is encoded by the exons ATGCCACCTGGCTGGGGCCGTTGGCAGGGCCTTTGTAATCCCATCCAGGCGGCAGCCAATTACACCAGTGTACACCCTTGGCAGCAGATGGACCAGGTCTCTCCTGGGGTCACGTATGCC TCCCTTGTGGATCCCTGGATTGAGTGGCCCTGCTGTGGGgaccctgtgtgtgtgcacacaaccATGGAGCAGAAGAGCACGGCCATTAGTGCTCCCGGCGGTAAACCCACAGAAAGGGGGCTCCCGGCTCTGCACATGCCTGGCCCATGGCC CCAGGTGGACTTCCACTGGGTGCCAGTCTCACACCCATGCACCTTTGATGGTTCCCCATGGCTTCTGGACCG TATGTCCTTTTGCTTTGAGCACTATCAGGACAACCTCACCTGCATCTTCAAGATCCTAGAGCACCTGATGGGCTGAGCCCAGGCATGGGCAGCCCCCTACCTCGACGGGGACCTGCCCCTTCCTGACGATTATGGGCTCTTCTGCCAGGATCTCAAGGAAGTTGTTCAAGACCCGAACAGTTTTACTGAGTACCATTGCTGTAGCACCTTGCTCCCTGCCTCAAGCCAGCCACCAGTGGCCCTGCAGCTGCCTATGGTGAGGCAGTACTTAGCTAGGTACTCAGAGGCCCTGGCACTCAACATGGATGCTGTCCCAGTTGCTGTGGCCACACCTACTGTTTGTAGTTCCAACTCTACATCCAGAAATACTCCCCTGAACAGCAG GGAGAATAGCCCTGAGTCTGTGGAGTCCCACACCTTGTCTAGTTCTGCATGCAGCACTGATCCTGGTCGTGTGGGGCCAGCCTTGTCCCAGCCAGGGGAGGTGACCCCTTCACCTGTCCCTGTACTTTCAGGATCTGTTAGCCTGCCTGCCCAGAAACCAAATCCAGTTCCACCAGGGTGCCCAGAACCCtagaagacagaggaggaggtTTCTGAGACAAGAGGT GACCAGAAGGCATCTTTAGGTACCCCATAG